The DNA sequence TCTCTTCAGATAGCCATCCCAAAAAGTTCCTGCTTTAAAAGATACCCAAATCTATAACGAACTCTATTGCAACAAAGTCTtcactgttttattttgcttctcgTATCtacttatttcaaataatttaaaatctacTTTGAACATTATGTAATAATGAACTTAAAAGTAATCTTGGGAAATATAATAACATAAAGGAAGTATTTTGCAAATTAGATGAAGACAGGATTTACTCATCTGCCTCTGCTAGAAATGACCAACCAAATTCAACTTACAAAAGAATTCCCTTTCCAAGGCACTACCTTTACAACGGAAACAGATGTAAATTCACTGAATACATTTAGTTCCTTAATTTGCTCTCCTGCGCTACCTACTAGCACAAAATATGTTCATCTTCCTCATTTTTACAATggttagaaaatatagaaaagggtCTCTTTTTCATAAGGCAGATGTAATACAGATTTTGCTATGAAGttggaaaaaaagaagtgaatgAAAAGGTACATGCTGGCTTggggggtgggtgcaagactcaTAAATCACTGTACGTTAAGAGCACGTGCTGAAACTTCATGGTGCCAGTCACGTAACTTTGTATATTTGGGACTAAAGATGTGAAGGGGAATCTTTTCcctgtgaaaataaaaaagaaaagaaaggaaaagaagaaagtaatagaaGAGtcataagaaagagaaagaaaaagtaagtttctACACTTAGTTCATGCAGAAAACATGCCTTATAAAAGGTTAGTTCCAGAGAGCTATTTTAATTAGTAGCAAAGATTTTAAGGATAAAAcacctttaaaaatacagaaactaaTCATAAGGCCTCTTGGAAACATCTTTTATACTCAAAATAAAGTTACTGCAGACAACACATGAATTCATTCACAAAGATCTATAGTGTTAGCAAAGCACCCCGAAGACATCCTTTGGCCCACTTATTTCAACACTAAAGGAAAAAGCCTTAGGCATAAAATCCAGACAATATCCACTAATTTGAAAAAATCTACAAATTGTATATTTAAGTCCCTCAAAGGGCACCAAAGTTAAAAGCTTAGCTTCTAGTTGCAAAGACAAAATGCCATACCATTATacttgaaaatgtgaaaaaacaaatTGAGACCATTCATGAAAGGAAAGCATTCAATTTACCAAAAAGTGGACAATAAATGGACTTACTTTGCCTTCTTTGTATTATCAGTTTCAGAATCTGTCACTGAAATATAATAAGGAATATCCAATAttagtttgtttttaactttaaaatcacTTAAGCAATTACCCATACCAATCAATACCAAATGATCAAGTTGCAAAGAGCCATTCAAAAAAACTACATATCATAGTATAGAGCTAAGTTGTCATTAGCTCTATACTATAGTCAACACTATTACTACTACTAATTCTATTCTTCCATGTAACTCTCCTGGGCTGGTTCCTTATTTGCAGTACCCATATTACACATGACATAATATAAATGTAAACTGTCTCAGGAAAATTACTGTTTtccagtcattgtccatcagttcAAACGCTACCTTTCTGTGGCAGAGAACATTCATCTATTAAAATCTCTCAGTATTCACTTACGATGTTCAGTCCCAGTGATCTGGGCAAGGATTCGGAAAGAGCGAGACTGAGTCGTTCCAGTTCTTGGGCGCCAGTCTTCAGTGTCTTCCATCAGCCTCTTCTTGCTAGCATCACTGTGAGTGGGTATGTGATAAAACTCTGTATTGCGTTCCACAATGTGTTTCCTTGGTGGGCTAgggttaaaaaggaaaagaagcactGAAAATTCTTAAATCACATTAAGGATACAATATCTTCTGCCAAATTAtttatgatttatatatttaatcctcaatgttcctttttaaatatattttccatttgtaaataTACTCagcctcaatttttttaaaaggtatcctTCTAAAATAGACTAGGTTTTTTAAACATAGAAAAGGCCTTATAcactaatataaaataatagtataAGTATCTATTCAACAGGAAGGTTACCGTTTAGGTGggattttccttttaattgaCAGAAGAAGGCATCAGAAGAGAGATTTTTCCAgcatgaagaaaaggaaaggaaaataaaagagtaagaaaaaaaagggaaataagaaatTGAAAAGTCCACAGTAATTAAAATCAAACAATTATAAATTACTTACATTGTTTATCTTATGCCTAACAAAACATACATATGGACTACATTCATAACCAGCTGAATATCAATATACTGCTAAAATTTATTAGCTTTCACAAAATTAAATGATCATGTCTTCAGTAGGTCCAAGAACCAAGATGATTTAGTATAGGCAAACCAGCAATCGCAGAGACAATTTTGAAAAGGGTCAAAACTGTTAGTTTCTACAGTTTTCTCATTCACGTGTACAGATATTCATCATCCTAAATAAAGTTGTGGGCAGAGGGAGCACAGCGAAGAAGACCTGCGTTACAATAGAAGCCAATGTAAATCCTGACTCTGATTTTTTTAGATGTGTGATTTTGGACAATCTCACTGAGCCTTAGCTTTTTTAATTATAAGGTAAGAATATCATATAAAGTAacattgttctgaggattaaataaactaataCCTGTGAAAGGAATTTGTAAACTACATTGTTCAAGAACTCTGAGTTTGCTAAGACATACATTTTTCTATTAACAAAGCATAAATGTTAAGGAATTTACAAAGTAGATTATTTTAGCACTTTTACCTAAGATCTACCAAACATAGTAAATACTCTTCCCGTCTCTCCCCACACATCCCAAAATAGGATAAATGCAACTTTTGGAGTCTATGAGTTTaaattcagaagagaaaaaggaagttcAGTCTTGACTAGCAGACTACTGGTACAAGATCTAAGCAGGGAAAGTGCTCAAAGAGTGTTAGATATGAGTAGCAACACCTGCTAGGTATAAACTCACAGTGCTATCAGTCATGTAACTGTTGTCATTTTTAACAGTTACACTACCAAAACTGTCTCAGTCTTTGCCCAGTGAAAAGCATGACAGAATTAATATTAACactggctctggagtcagacggTTAATAGTTTTAAGCACTACATCTGCCACTTAATGTGTGGGTTATCCAAGTCATGTAATTTCTTCAAGTCTTGATTTTCCCCATCTGATAAATGGGGACTGCATCCATCTTAAAGGGttgttttgagaaataaacaatataaaaattaatttaaatgctTTTCACAGTACGTAATGCATAGTAATTAACCACATAATGTATTCTTTTATGATTACTAGAAAGTTATTTACAATGCATGTTCTAAGACTATGTGTCATCTACAAATATAAAGAACAGAATAAACAGCATTTATacacaaaattagaaatacttATAATTTATAGTAAAATTTAGGATTCcagaagtgaaatatttaaaagaccTTTTACTAATACTGTATAAAACCTAATTCTTCAAgacaaaatttctaaaaattagtaAATACTTGGCATAGAATACCTTCACAAACACACTACCTTTGGAAGACACAAGTTGTTTAACAGACAATACTTCATCTTATGCAATTACCTGGAAAGCTTTATATTTAGCCactaaatattataatttttaatttctctgtaatCAGTCAGTGAGTATAGTTTACTCTAAAATGGTGTAAGACTATTTTACCCTCTGTAAAAAATTTGgtctataaaaataaacaactgtaTTAATATACCAAGAATAACACAATGATACCACCTAAGAATAGTTTTTAGTCAAGACACACTTGAAAAGGTACAGTACACCTTAGCTTAAGGTATGCCATAGTTTAAAGCCTTTTGTTAATGAAATTTCTCAATATTTACTTAGTGTTTTCTGGGTTTGAAACTCTAACCTCTGGTGACTATgattaaaaaagagaataaactgaATGATTttatgtttacaaatatatttgggAAAGAACATAAACATAGCCACCAAGACCAAATAATATACatcaaaatataaacattcaAAATTAGCAAATTCATTCAAACTTTTCAAAAAATACTCAATGAGGGAGCCTGAACTATACCTCTAACTCCAGTATACACTGTCTCTAATACTTATCTACTCTCTAAAGGTTAAGCTTACTAAATTTTTCCACTTGCAGAGAAGTGTGGGTGTTCTAATGACATCCACTGATTTTCACTTGAAGCTCTCTAGCATGGAAAACATGTTTCCTAGGCTCCTAACACATTTGAGAAATCTTGCAACGAGAAGATACTAACAAAATTTGCTGATTGTGTTACACTGAAAGTAAGATGGAAAGTTACACAAAGACAGTGATAAAAATTCCAAGAGAAATCATTGATCAAGTACTTACACAGTGCCCGGGTTACTGGAGGAGGAATAATAGACACAAAAAAGATGTGATAGAGCAGACATTGATGTTCCCAGGATGATGGAAAACAGACAACAatgaggccaaaaaaaaaaaaaaaaagaaaaagaaaagaaaagaaatgaaataaaattcaaaacaatgaATTTACATGAAGATGTTACACAAACATCATGCTCCAATATAAACAGGTAAACACAGACAGAAACAAATGTTAGTCTAAATTGGGTTACAGGGTTACACAGAAAGAtccactacttttttttttttttcaatttcagggtttttttagcAAGGTCCAAACTCCTATTATATTCCTAACCAAGAGGCAGAGAATAAAATTTTAGATGTACTATGCAGAAACAGATCATTTTAGAATTAATTGTCAAATCagagtagaataaaaaaaaatctttcactcTCACTTAAGTATATATTAACAGCAAGTATAATTGTTTCACATTAATTATCCTGAATCatatattataaagaaataatgacctatttgaaaattttctcttgtttttaaaatgtagtaaCTATGATGAAAAATAGAGGAACAGTGAACAATAAATAGGGCTATCACTCAATTTTCATGTGTTCCCCTGTCCTTACAACTGCCTGTATTCATAAGCAAAGTTCAGTAAGTTTAGAACTGATTTGTAGACACTCTATAGTTCTATGTATTATCAGTACCTAATTATTGCCCAGGAAGGCATGTCTGATATGATATAGTAAAGAAATTAGGTTAAtaacatctgaagaagaaaacctCAAAATATAATTCACTCAACCTATTTAGTGTAGAATCATTAAAAACAGTTATGATCATCTTTCATTTTAGATAGAGAAGACTAACGTATAAACTCTATGTAGCTTGTCAACACATTGTTGCATCAATCCTTCTGCAATCAAGTTTAGTCAGAGTAATTTATAAAAGTAGTAAGAAAACTGCCTACCAGTTTTAATGCTAAGACTTTGCAGTGTAGCTAAAAATTTCCACAAAACAAAGTCAGTTTCATATATTCAACAGAGGGCTGAGTTTCACTGAATTGGAGGTGGGACAGGGGAGTAAGTTGATGTCAGTAGTTATCagtatttattcttctttagCCACAATGCAAAGCATCCTCTTCTCTGCTTTGCTATTTTAAACAGTAGGCaaacagtt is a window from the Manis javanica isolate MJ-LG chromosome 5, MJ_LKY, whole genome shotgun sequence genome containing:
- the PDLIM5 gene encoding PDZ and LIM domain protein 5 isoform X17; this encodes MSNYSVSLVGPAPWGFRLQGGKDFNMPLTISSLKDGGKASQANVRIGDVVLSIDGINSHGMTHLEAQNKIKGCTGSLNMTLQRASATPKPEPVPVQKKIQVTNNPGTVKIPPKRPPRKHIVERNTEFYHIPTHSDASKKRLMEDTEDWRPRTGTTQSRSFRILAQITGTEHLTDSETDNTKKAKEKIPLHIFSPKYTKLRDWHHEVSARALNVQ